From Acidimicrobiia bacterium, the proteins below share one genomic window:
- the polX gene encoding DNA polymerase/3'-5' exonuclease PolX, with product MINATLADLFDELAELTKLEDQNPQSFRARAYESASRSLRELQPDITTLSKSEMIGLKGIGKSTADKIGEFIDRGSIDKLDRLRAMFPADYRQMVKIPGLGAKTAAKLRDELGVDSVEKLTAAIAGEKLRDVAGLGAKTEEKLGKAIGRLGMSGKDRRTPIAEAMPVAERVAKELAAVDGVVEVKICGSLRRLRDTVADVDILVASSTPQPVANRVRDLPVVDEIIADGDTKVSFLTHAGLQIDVRVVAPESFGAAIMYFTGSKAHNIALRQRAIARGMTLNEYALADAGDDRVIAALSEADIYGALDLAYVVPRLREDSGEIEAAESGPIPAVTLDMIRGDLHVHSDLSGDGEDTLIDMIEGCLARGYEYMVITDHAEDLTINGASPEQMVEQRGCLRELASRYPTIELLHGTELNIDPDGNVDYDAEFLAGFDFTVASVHSHFDLPTERQTIRLLTAMGNPAVRAIGHLSGRMIGRRPGIEFDVDAILEGAETTGVALEINSHLERLDATSEVIRKARGRNVSFTIVTDAHRVRELDYMRWGVQQAQRGWLDPNQCVNTWPRKRFLQFCTKEA from the coding sequence GTGATCAATGCCACTCTCGCCGACCTCTTTGACGAACTTGCTGAGCTAACCAAGCTCGAGGATCAGAATCCACAATCCTTCCGGGCTCGGGCGTACGAGTCGGCCTCTCGCTCGCTGCGCGAATTGCAGCCTGACATCACGACCTTGTCCAAATCGGAGATGATCGGCCTCAAAGGTATCGGCAAATCCACTGCTGACAAGATCGGTGAATTCATTGATCGAGGGAGTATCGACAAGCTTGACCGTCTTCGGGCGATGTTTCCCGCCGACTACCGCCAGATGGTGAAGATCCCTGGACTCGGCGCCAAAACCGCCGCCAAATTGCGCGATGAGCTCGGTGTCGATTCCGTAGAGAAACTGACCGCAGCGATTGCCGGGGAGAAGCTTCGCGACGTGGCCGGGCTCGGGGCAAAGACCGAAGAGAAGCTGGGTAAAGCGATCGGCCGATTGGGCATGTCAGGCAAGGATCGCCGTACTCCGATCGCCGAAGCGATGCCGGTTGCCGAGCGGGTTGCCAAAGAGCTGGCTGCGGTCGATGGTGTGGTCGAGGTGAAGATTTGCGGAAGCCTGAGACGACTGCGCGACACCGTTGCCGATGTCGACATACTCGTTGCCTCCAGCACACCACAGCCGGTCGCCAACCGGGTCCGTGACCTGCCGGTGGTCGATGAGATCATCGCCGATGGAGACACCAAGGTGAGTTTCCTGACCCACGCCGGTCTCCAGATCGATGTCAGGGTCGTCGCTCCTGAGTCTTTTGGGGCGGCGATTATGTACTTCACAGGTTCAAAAGCCCACAATATTGCCCTGCGGCAGCGAGCGATTGCCCGGGGGATGACCCTCAATGAGTATGCGTTGGCCGATGCCGGGGATGACCGCGTGATTGCAGCCTTGTCCGAAGCGGACATCTACGGTGCGCTGGACCTTGCGTATGTGGTGCCCCGCTTGCGGGAGGATTCCGGCGAGATTGAAGCAGCAGAGAGCGGACCCATCCCGGCCGTGACGTTGGACATGATTCGTGGCGACCTGCACGTTCACTCCGATCTATCAGGAGATGGCGAAGACACGCTGATCGACATGATTGAAGGATGCCTGGCGCGCGGCTACGAGTACATGGTCATCACTGATCATGCCGAGGATCTCACCATCAATGGGGCGAGCCCTGAGCAGATGGTCGAGCAGCGCGGCTGCCTTCGGGAACTAGCCAGTCGGTATCCGACGATCGAGCTTCTTCACGGTACCGAGTTGAACATTGACCCCGACGGCAACGTCGATTACGACGCGGAGTTCCTGGCCGGGTTTGATTTCACGGTGGCGTCGGTGCATTCCCATTTTGACCTGCCGACCGAACGCCAGACGATCCGGTTGCTTACAGCCATGGGCAACCCCGCCGTGCGGGCGATCGGACATTTGTCCGGACGTATGATTGGTCGCCGACCCGGTATTGAATTCGATGTAGACGCCATCCTGGAGGGTGCCGAAACCACCGGGGTCGCTCTCGAGATCAATTCGCACCTGGAGCGCCTTGATGCCACGAGCGAGGTGATCCGGAAAGCACGCGGGCGGAACGTATCATTCACAATTGTTACCGACGCCCACCGGGTCAGGGAACTCGACTATATGCGGTGGGGCGTCCAACAGGCACAGCGGGGTTGGCTGGATCCGAACCAGTGTGTCAATACCTGGCCCCGCAAGAGATTTCTCCAATTCTGTACCAAGGAAGCATGA